The Plectropomus leopardus isolate mb chromosome 2, YSFRI_Pleo_2.0, whole genome shotgun sequence genome has a window encoding:
- the lrrn2 gene encoding leucine-rich repeat neuronal protein 2 yields the protein MRPTLVFLQLQCLLCVFAGVLVPGIMGSLPHALPWHVSCPARCVCQIKPWFSLDSVYHEAPTVDCNDLLLTKLPLPIPPNTHTLRLQSNLLSELNTVALQGLANLTDLDLSQNRFSHVRTITQSSPLPSVLSLHLEENHLSHLPEASFSSLPALQELFLSHNNLHSIAPGAFTGLDSLLRLHINNNRLTTVDPRWFRALPRLEVLMLGGNPVEALPERGFLALKSLRSLVLGGMGLRGLAEKALEGLEGLESLSFYDNRLTKVPTQALMRVPGLKFLDLNKNHIKIIETGDFQDMVHLKELGLNNMEELVSIERAALENLPELTKLEITNNPRLSYIHPQAFLQLSRLETLMLNSNSLSALHQHIMLSLPSLQEVSLHSNPLRCDCLFHWAASHPHTEDTQTETPRMVRFIQPQATLCSEPPELRARRVREVSSREMSASCLPLIPTNSLPSYVGVREGGKLVLHCRALADPQPKLYWVTPSGLKLGPAPSHASKGLPAPVPCHSPTTSEGFNLTSASSVSPSQPQDDAPCNPSKHYRLLPEGTLELNKVTPSEAGLYTCVAENALGADTRSVTVGVHGREKKRRREMAANLKGYFRADARLEVREVGRHYAILTWQSGRNLPSTRLSWQAIYSNAHTPTYTTRILAGTQSFNLTHLQAETFYRVCLHLGISEGAKHASRRSRESRKPQCVSFRTKDVLEPQPSLQLSPELTSTAVTLLLLALILLLLAGQGWDNEPGEGAGKHHILQEVKSPKALIVNQKTEGSNTH from the coding sequence ATGAGGCCGACTTTAGTGTTCCTACAGTTGCagtgtctcctgtgtgtgttcgCTGGTGTATTGGTGCCCGGCATCATGGGCTCGCTACCTCACGCACTGCCATGGCACGTCTCTTGCCCGGCAcggtgtgtgtgtcagatcaAGCCGTGGTTCTCCCTTGATTCTGTCTACCATGAAGCTCCAACTGTGGATTGCAATGACCTGCTCTTGACCAAGCTGCCCTTACCCAtaccaccaaacacacacaccctgcgcCTGCAAAGCAACCTTCTGTCTGAGCTCAACACCGTGGCGTTGCAAGGGCTTGCAAACCTCACCGACCTTGACCTTTCCCAGAATCGCTTCAGTCATGTTAGGACGATAACTCAGAGCTCCCCTCTGCCCTCTGTGTTGTCTCTGCACCTGGAGGAAAACCATCTCAGTCACCTCCCTGAGGCCTCCTTCTCCTCACTTCCAGCTTTGCAGGAACTCTTTCTCAGCCACAACAACTTACACTCGATAGCACCTGGAGCCTTCACCGGTCTGGATTCGCTACTGCGTCTGCATATCAACAACAACAGACTCACCACTGTTGATCCTCGGTGGTTCAGGGCTTTGCCGCGCTTGGAAGTTCTGATGCTTGGGGGAAACCCAGTTGAGGCCCTGCCTGAGCGAGGCTTTCTGGCCCTGAAATCCCTCCGGAGTCTTGTCCTTGGCGGTATGGGTCTGAGAGGGTTGGCTGAGAAAGCACTGGAAGGGTTGGAGGGCCTAGAGAGCCTCTCCTTCTACGACAACCGGCTGACAAAGGTTCCAACTCAGGCCCTGATGAGAGTCCCAGGACTGAAGTTCCTCGACCTCAACAAGAACCACATCAAAATTATAGAGACCGGAGACTTCCAAGACATGGTCCACCTGAAGGAGCTCGGTCTGAACAACATGGAGGAACTGGTGTCCATTGAGAGGGCCGCCCTAGAGAACCTTCCAGAGCTCACAAAGCTCGAAATCACCAACAATCCTCGACTCTCCTACATTCATCCTCAAGCTTTCCTCCAGCTGAGCAGGCTGGAAACTCTCATGCTCAACTCCAACTCTCTGAGCGCACTGCACCAGCACATCATGCTCTCCCTGCCGAGTCTTCAGGAGGTCAGTTTGCACTCCAACCCGCTGCGATGCGACTGCCTGTTTCATTGGGCTGCCTCTCACCCTCACActgaagacacacaaacagaaacacccCGGATGGTGCGTTTCATCCAACCACAGGCCACGCTGTGCTCTGAACCTCCAGAGCTGAGAGCTCGCAGGGTGAGGGAGGTATCCTCCAGGGAGATGTCGGCCTCATGCCTCCCCCTGATCCCTACCAACTCCCTCCCGTCCTACGTTGGGGTAAGAGAAGGTGGAAAACTGGTCTTGCATTGCCGAGCTCTTGCGGATCCACAGCCTAAATTGTACTGGGTGACTCCATCTGGGCTGAAACTTGGTCCTGCACCAAGCCATGCATCCAAAGGTTTACCAGCTCCTGTTCCCTGCCACAGCCCGACAACCTCTGAGGGATTCAACCTCACATCTGCCTCCAGTGTCTCTCCCAGCCAGCCTCAAGATGATGCTCCCTGTAACCCCTCCAAACACTACCGGCTACTGCCTGAGGGAACTCTGGAATTGAACAAGGTCACCCCCAGCGAGGCGGGATTGTATACCTGTGTAGCGGAGAATGCACTGGGGGCAGATACCCGCAGCGTTACAGTGGGTGTGCAcggcagagaaaagaaaagaaggagggAGATGGCTGCTAATTTGAAGGGCTATTTCAGAGCAGATGCACGACTGGAGGTGAGGGAGGTCGGACGACACTACGCTATCCTGACCTGGCAGAGCGGGCGCAACCTGCCTTCAACTCGTCTGTCCTGGCAAGCCATATACTCAAATGCACACACGCCAACATACACCACACGCATCCTGGCTGGCACACAGAGCTTCAACCTTACCCACCTGCAGGCAGAGACATTTTACAGAGTGTGTCTACATTTAGGGATCAGTGAGGGTGCCAAGCATGCCAGCAGGAGATCAAGAGAGAGCAGGAAGCCTCAGTGTGTTTCATTCAGGACGAAGGATGTCCTGGAGCCTCAGCCCAGCCTGCAGCTCAGCCCAGAGCTGACCTCCACAGCAGTGACACTGCTGCTCCTCGCACTCATACTGCTACTGCTGGCAGGCCAGGGCTGGGACAACGAGCCTGGAGAGGGGGCAGGGAAGCACCACATCCTGCAGGAAGTCAAAAGTCCTAAAGCTCTGATCGTCAATCAAAAGACAGAAGGGAGCAACACACATTAG